From Deferrisoma camini S3R1, the proteins below share one genomic window:
- a CDS encoding universal stress protein yields the protein MDAIRKVLFPTKFEDLSFRCLERLLPLKAAGLEEVILLFVIDRDEVAYNLFRGFDKKLADQLREEARIRFEDWEKRLAEEGIRARHRIEVGSPEGKILELGCEEEVDLVVAGRQHAHVADTVYLGGTTMAVLRRSAMPVLVCKHTGEGACDLPGANVFERVLLATDFSADSERALGFVRALAPAAKAVDVVHVITERDFRRSPPEAIAEAEAEAKERMEAICQDLRGLGLEADPHLLAGHTAEAVLQAAQDYHSTLIVMGTKGRHGIREMWVGSASHRVAELAPTPVVLVPLARDECYV from the coding sequence ATGGACGCGATTCGCAAGGTGCTGTTCCCCACCAAGTTCGAGGATCTGTCGTTCCGGTGCCTGGAGCGGCTGCTTCCCCTCAAGGCCGCCGGCCTGGAGGAGGTGATCCTCCTGTTCGTGATCGATCGGGACGAGGTGGCCTACAACCTGTTCCGGGGCTTCGACAAGAAGCTCGCGGACCAGCTCCGGGAGGAGGCCCGGATCCGGTTCGAGGACTGGGAGAAACGCCTGGCCGAGGAGGGGATCCGGGCCCGGCACCGGATCGAGGTGGGCTCGCCCGAGGGCAAGATCCTGGAGCTGGGCTGCGAGGAGGAGGTGGACCTGGTGGTGGCCGGCCGGCAGCATGCCCATGTGGCCGACACCGTGTACCTAGGTGGCACCACCATGGCGGTCCTGCGGCGATCGGCCATGCCGGTGCTCGTGTGCAAGCACACGGGCGAGGGGGCCTGCGACCTGCCCGGTGCCAACGTGTTCGAGCGGGTGCTTCTGGCCACGGACTTCTCCGCCGACAGCGAGCGGGCCCTGGGGTTCGTGCGGGCCCTGGCCCCGGCGGCCAAGGCCGTGGACGTGGTGCACGTGATCACCGAACGGGACTTCCGGCGGAGCCCCCCCGAGGCGATCGCCGAGGCCGAGGCCGAGGCCAAGGAGCGCATGGAGGCGATCTGCCAGGACCTGCGTGGGCTGGGCCTGGAGGCCGATCCCCACCTGCTGGCCGGACATACGGCCGAGGCCGTGCTCCAGGCGGCCCAGGACTACCACAGCACCCTGATCGTGATGGGCACGAAGGGGCGCCACGGCATCCGGGAGATGTGGGTC